One region of Mesobacillus boroniphilus genomic DNA includes:
- the hutH gene encoding histidine ammonia-lyase, whose product MVVLTGETLTLEQIRQVCYLDEVVAISPDSMKKVAESREAVEKIVADKRTIYGINTGFGKFSDVIINEQDVNALQLNLIRSHACGVGEPFPEVVSRAMILLRLNALIKGFSGIRPVIAERLKELLNLRIHPVVPQQGSLGASGDLAPLSHLALVLLGEGKVFYEGRVCVTEEAYKKEGLEPIVLQAKEGLALINGTQAMTAMGVVNWIEANDLAHQSEWIAALTMEGLEGVIDAFHPAIHQARGYQQQMDVAERMRGLLAGSKLTTRQGEKRVQDAYSLRCIPQVHGASWQALDYVKEKLEIEMNAATDNPLIFDGGDTVISGGNFHGQPIAIAMDFMKIAVAEFASISERRIERLVNPQLNDLPPFLSPQPGLQSGAMIMQYSAASLVSENKTLAHPASVDSIPSSANQEDHVSMGTIAARHAHNIIQNVRRVLAIECICALQAVQYRGVEKMSPKTRAFYEDARKIVPSITEDRIFSEDIERLSDWLKKNNRQWTAIKKQESLV is encoded by the coding sequence ATGGTTGTTTTAACAGGAGAAACGTTAACTTTGGAGCAAATCAGGCAGGTTTGCTACCTAGACGAGGTAGTCGCTATCAGTCCCGATAGTATGAAGAAGGTTGCTGAAAGCAGGGAAGCAGTAGAGAAAATCGTTGCCGACAAGCGTACAATTTATGGAATCAATACAGGATTCGGCAAATTCAGTGATGTCATTATTAATGAACAGGATGTCAATGCATTACAGTTAAACCTGATCAGGTCACATGCATGTGGTGTAGGAGAACCGTTTCCGGAGGTCGTTTCACGGGCGATGATCTTACTAAGACTTAATGCGTTGATTAAAGGGTTCTCGGGAATCAGGCCAGTAATCGCTGAAAGATTGAAGGAATTGCTCAACCTGCGGATCCACCCGGTTGTCCCGCAGCAAGGCTCACTTGGTGCTTCGGGTGATTTAGCGCCACTATCCCATCTGGCACTAGTACTGTTGGGTGAGGGCAAAGTGTTTTATGAGGGAAGGGTTTGTGTAACAGAAGAGGCATATAAAAAAGAAGGTCTTGAGCCAATTGTATTGCAGGCAAAAGAAGGTCTTGCCCTTATTAATGGAACCCAGGCAATGACGGCAATGGGTGTGGTCAACTGGATTGAAGCAAACGATCTGGCACATCAATCAGAATGGATTGCTGCCCTTACAATGGAAGGATTGGAAGGGGTCATTGACGCATTCCACCCAGCGATTCATCAAGCTCGCGGCTACCAGCAGCAAATGGATGTAGCGGAGCGAATGAGGGGTTTACTGGCTGGCAGCAAGCTGACGACTCGACAAGGCGAGAAAAGGGTGCAGGACGCTTATTCATTAAGATGTATTCCTCAGGTACACGGTGCCTCATGGCAGGCGCTCGATTATGTAAAAGAAAAGCTGGAGATCGAAATGAATGCAGCAACAGATAATCCGCTCATTTTTGACGGGGGAGACACCGTCATTTCGGGTGGTAATTTCCACGGCCAGCCGATTGCGATTGCGATGGACTTTATGAAAATAGCTGTTGCTGAATTTGCCAGTATCTCTGAAAGAAGGATTGAAAGACTGGTAAATCCGCAATTAAATGACCTGCCCCCATTCTTAAGTCCGCAACCGGGACTTCAGTCTGGTGCGATGATCATGCAGTATAGTGCTGCTTCACTAGTTTCTGAAAACAAGACTCTCGCTCATCCTGCAAGCGTAGATTCCATCCCATCCTCTGCCAATCAGGAGGATCATGTGAGCATGGGAACGATCGCTGCTCGGCATGCTCACAATATCATTCAAAATGTCAGACGTGTACTAGCGATTGAGTGTATTTGTGCCCTACAGGCAGTCCAATATCGTGGTGTTGAAAAAATGTCCCCTAAAACGAGGGCTTTCTACGAGGATGCCAGAAAAATAGTACCTTCCATCACTGAAGATCGAATTTTTTCAGAAGATATTGAAAGACTTTCAGATTGGCTAAAAAAAAATAATCGGCAATGGACAGCTATAAAAAAGCAAGAGAGCCTGGTTTGA
- the hutP gene encoding hut operon transcriptional regulator HutP, with protein MSKVAIGKTAILLASFTEEEMAFFQDTLKDVSYCLGKVGSMNMQKVISAVETAAKRHGLIHPNLYRETHALYHAIMEGMEGVTRGHLSIGEMSRTVGLRFAVVRGTPFSDEEEGEWIAVAFYGTIGAPVKGSEHETVGLGINHI; from the coding sequence ATGAGTAAAGTTGCGATTGGTAAAACAGCGATCCTGCTGGCATCTTTTACGGAAGAAGAAATGGCTTTTTTTCAAGATACTTTAAAAGATGTAAGCTATTGCCTTGGCAAAGTAGGATCAATGAACATGCAAAAAGTTATTTCAGCAGTGGAAACTGCTGCCAAACGCCATGGTCTCATCCATCCAAATTTGTACCGTGAAACTCATGCACTATACCATGCGATCATGGAAGGTATGGAAGGGGTCACACGAGGTCATCTGTCCATCGGCGAGATGAGCCGCACTGTCGGCCTTCGTTTTGCCGTCGTCCGTGGAACACCCTTTTCCGATGAAGAAGAAGGAGAATGGATTGCCGTCGCTTTTTATGGAACGATTGGCGCTCCTGTAAAAGGGTCTGAACACGAAACGGTCGGTTTAGGAATCAATCACATATAA
- a CDS encoding branched-chain amino acid aminotransferase — protein MLKNQMEKYITSQKDTVELHTEEKQYAERQGLLHGVQTKELEPNARFAEAYIERGNKETEEFLDEESSEFLNQPIGYFKDRKNEFMYLESRWFDLIGVDAVSLEKDDVFGTYDVMLGLKLQKKFESGIKKYLQENLHGEGARYDLMFDANEGIWSLNFALNVLDGYKEDLSIGEAYSLIYGFLFGLAESVENKQ, from the coding sequence CATACTGAAGAAAAGCAATATGCAGAACGTCAAGGGCTGCTTCATGGAGTCCAAACAAAAGAATTAGAGCCTAATGCTCGTTTTGCGGAAGCTTATATTGAAAGAGGCAACAAGGAAACTGAAGAGTTCCTCGATGAAGAATCATCCGAGTTTCTGAATCAGCCAATAGGTTATTTTAAAGATCGGAAAAATGAATTCATGTATTTGGAATCCAGGTGGTTTGACCTGATCGGAGTTGATGCGGTCAGTCTTGAAAAAGATGATGTGTTTGGAACTTATGATGTTATGCTGGGATTAAAGCTTCAAAAGAAATTTGAATCTGGCATCAAGAAGTACCTTCAGGAAAACCTCCATGGTGAAGGGGCAAGATATGATTTGATGTTCGATGCCAATGAAGGTATATGGAGCCTGAATTTCGCATTGAATGTACTGGATGGATACAAGGAAGATTTATCTATTGGAGAGGCTTATTCTCTAATCTACGGGTTTCTGTTCGGGCTGGCTGAGTCAGTTGAAAATAAGCAATAA